Proteins encoded within one genomic window of Pedobacter africanus:
- a CDS encoding cupin domain-containing protein, whose translation MLQNNLFQIDEETPWEDLGNGIKRQIYGYDDQIMLVKAKFEADAVGVLHEHRHSQVTYVESGVFEMTIGDEKKIIKKGDGFYAPPHVWHGCVCIKPGILIDVFSPHREDFLKS comes from the coding sequence ATGTTACAGAACAATTTATTTCAAATAGATGAAGAAACGCCCTGGGAAGATTTGGGTAACGGGATCAAAAGGCAGATTTATGGTTACGACGATCAGATCATGCTGGTGAAGGCAAAATTTGAGGCCGATGCTGTAGGCGTGCTGCACGAACACCGCCACTCGCAGGTCACCTATGTAGAGAGCGGGGTATTTGAAATGACCATTGGTGATGAAAAAAAGATCATCAAAAAAGGCGATGGCTTTTACGCACCCCCGCATGTATGGCATGGCTGTGTATGCATTAAACCTGGAATTTTAATAGATGTTTTTTCTCCGCACCGCGAAGATTTCCTTAAAAGTTAA